The following are from one region of the Pseudodesulfovibrio piezophilus C1TLV30 genome:
- a CDS encoding ABC transporter ATP-binding protein: MNKVTYTLEGIDFGYDSSTVLHNLNVTFEPGYFHAIVGPNGSGKSTLLDLVAGHLSPQNGRILINDSPMETFSSEELARLTATVPQEFNFNFPFTVEEIVFMGRHPYIPRFSRPTKGDREAVEAAMNTMDITLLGNRALFHLSGGERQRTIFARALAQSTPGLLLDEPTSSMDIRHTLASMAELKRLAHTENHTIVAVLHDLNMASAHCDRIMVLNDGTLHSFGTPSEALTTETIQEVFGVTAHVWESELNTHVIIYEYKE, from the coding sequence ATGAATAAGGTCACCTATACCCTTGAGGGTATCGACTTCGGATATGACTCTTCCACTGTCCTGCATAACCTGAATGTCACTTTCGAACCGGGATATTTCCATGCCATTGTCGGGCCAAACGGCAGTGGTAAATCCACGCTGCTTGACCTTGTTGCCGGGCACCTCTCACCCCAAAACGGGCGTATCCTGATAAACGATTCACCCATGGAAACCTTTTCTTCAGAAGAGCTGGCACGCTTGACCGCCACTGTGCCACAGGAATTCAATTTCAATTTTCCATTCACGGTCGAAGAGATCGTTTTCATGGGTCGCCACCCATATATTCCCCGGTTCTCCCGACCTACGAAAGGTGATCGAGAAGCCGTTGAAGCAGCCATGAACACAATGGATATAACCCTTCTGGGAAATCGTGCTCTTTTCCATCTTTCAGGTGGGGAAAGGCAGCGGACGATCTTTGCACGAGCCCTGGCACAGAGCACACCGGGCCTCTTGCTCGATGAACCCACTTCGAGTATGGACATTCGGCATACTTTGGCATCCATGGCCGAACTCAAACGACTGGCCCATACGGAAAACCATACGATCGTCGCAGTCCTGCACGATCTCAACATGGCTTCAGCCCATTGTGACAGGATCATGGTTCTGAACGACGGGACGCTCCACTCCTTCGGCACTCCCTCCGAAGCCCTGACCACCGAAACCATACAAGAAGTCTTCGGAGTCACCGCCCATGTGTGGGAATCTGAATTGAACACCCACGTCATAATTTATGAATACAAGGAATAA